Proteins encoded together in one Stutzerimonas stutzeri window:
- a CDS encoding GMC family oxidoreductase has translation MPVPDLFAEGLARGWTTHDGSRLQQDLTLEADIAIVGSGAGGATSAEILSAAGFKVLLIEEGPLRTSRDFDMQEARAYRSLYQEAIGRTSKDGAITILQGRAVGGTTLVNWTSSFRTPAQTLQHWAREHGVSGLSAEALQPWFERMEQRLGVAPWAVPPNANNQVLRRGCERLDYRWAVIPRNVRGCWNLGYCGMGCPTNAKQSMLVTSIPALLDKGGVLLYLARAERLQVRGEQVIGLDCLGMDERCVAPTGRRIRVIARHYILAGGGINTPGLLLRSEAPDPHQRVGKRTFLHLTNFCAAQFDERIDAFSGAPQSIYSDHFQWRDGAAGPAGYKLEVPPIHPALASTLLGDFGSENAQRMAALPHTHAMIALQRDGFHPDSAEGSVELRDDGSPVLDYRMTAYAWDGIRRAFLTMAEIQFAAGARAVLPLHADARYVKTARAARELIERLDLAPYRTRLGSAHVMGGCAMGEDPRQAVTDSLGRHHQLRNLSIHDGSLFPTSVGANPQLSIYALCAKLATQLGDRLHKS, from the coding sequence GTGCCCGTTCCCGATCTCTTCGCCGAAGGCCTCGCCCGTGGCTGGACCACCCATGACGGCTCGCGCCTGCAGCAGGACCTGACGCTGGAAGCCGATATCGCCATCGTCGGCAGCGGCGCGGGCGGCGCCACCAGCGCGGAAATCCTCAGCGCCGCCGGTTTCAAGGTGCTGCTGATCGAGGAAGGCCCGCTGCGCACCAGCCGCGACTTCGACATGCAGGAAGCCCGGGCCTACCGCTCGCTCTATCAGGAAGCCATCGGCCGCACCAGCAAGGACGGCGCCATCACGATCCTGCAAGGCCGTGCGGTGGGCGGTACCACGCTGGTGAACTGGACCTCGAGTTTCCGCACCCCAGCACAGACCCTGCAGCACTGGGCCCGCGAGCACGGCGTCAGCGGGCTTTCGGCCGAAGCGCTGCAACCCTGGTTCGAACGCATGGAGCAGCGCCTGGGCGTGGCACCCTGGGCAGTGCCGCCGAACGCCAACAACCAGGTGCTCAGGCGCGGCTGCGAACGGCTCGACTATCGCTGGGCGGTGATCCCGCGCAACGTGCGCGGCTGCTGGAACCTGGGCTACTGCGGCATGGGCTGCCCGACCAATGCCAAGCAGTCGATGCTGGTCACCAGCATTCCGGCGCTGCTGGACAAGGGCGGCGTGCTGCTCTATCTCGCACGGGCCGAGCGCCTGCAGGTGCGTGGCGAGCAGGTGATCGGGCTCGACTGCCTGGGCATGGACGAGCGCTGCGTGGCGCCCACCGGCCGGCGCATCCGGGTCATCGCCCGGCACTACATCCTCGCCGGCGGCGGCATCAACACGCCGGGGTTGCTGCTGCGCTCGGAGGCGCCCGACCCACACCAACGCGTCGGCAAGCGCACCTTCCTGCACCTGACCAACTTCTGCGCGGCGCAATTCGATGAGCGCATCGACGCCTTCAGCGGCGCACCGCAATCGATCTATTCGGATCACTTCCAGTGGCGCGACGGGGCTGCCGGGCCGGCGGGCTACAAGCTCGAAGTGCCGCCCATCCATCCCGCGCTCGCGTCCACCCTGCTCGGCGATTTCGGCTCGGAGAACGCGCAGCGCATGGCCGCGCTGCCGCATACCCACGCCATGATCGCCCTGCAGCGCGACGGCTTTCATCCGGACAGTGCCGAGGGCAGCGTCGAGCTGCGCGACGATGGCAGCCCTGTACTCGACTACCGCATGACCGCCTACGCCTGGGACGGCATCCGCCGCGCCTTTCTCACCATGGCCGAGATCCAGTTCGCCGCCGGTGCCCGCGCGGTGCTGCCGCTGCATGCCGATGCCCGTTACGTGAAGACGGCCCGTGCGGCACGCGAACTGATCGAGCGCCTCGACCTGGCGCCGTACCGCACCCGCCTCGGCAGCGCCCACGTCATGGGCGGTTGCGCCATGGGCGAAGACCCGCGCCAGGCGGTGACCGACAGCCTCGGCCGGCACCATCAGCTGCGCAATCTGTCCATTCACGACGGGTCGCTGTTTCCCACCAGCGTCGGCGCCAACCCGCAGCTGTCGATCTACGCCCTGTGCGCGAAGCTGGCAACGCAGTTGGGTGATCGCCTGCACAAGTCCTGA
- the coaD gene encoding pantetheine-phosphate adenylyltransferase has product MNRVLYPGTFDPITMGHADLVERASRLFDEVIIAVAANPKKNPLFPLEQRVELAREVTKHLPNVKVIGFSTLLAHFVKEQQANILLRGLRAVSDFEYEFQLANMNRQLAPDVESLFLTPSEKYSYISSTLVREIASLQGDVSKFVHPAVMQALKTRFGQN; this is encoded by the coding sequence ATGAATCGAGTGTTGTATCCGGGAACCTTCGATCCCATCACCATGGGCCACGCCGATCTGGTGGAACGTGCCTCGCGGCTGTTCGATGAGGTCATCATCGCCGTGGCGGCCAACCCGAAGAAGAACCCGCTGTTCCCGCTGGAGCAACGCGTGGAGCTGGCCCGTGAAGTGACCAAGCACCTGCCGAACGTGAAGGTCATCGGCTTCTCGACCCTGCTTGCCCACTTCGTCAAGGAACAGCAGGCCAACATCCTGCTGCGCGGCCTGCGCGCGGTGTCCGACTTCGAATACGAATTCCAGCTGGCCAACATGAACCGGCAGCTGGCCCCGGACGTCGAAAGCCTGTTCCTCACGCCGTCGGAAAAGTACTCCTACATTTCCTCGACCCTGGTGCGCGAGATCGCCTCGCTCCAGGGCGACGTTTCGAAGTTCGTGCATCCGGCCGTGATGCAGGCGCTCAAGACGCGCTTCGGCCAGAACTGA
- a CDS encoding diguanylate cyclase domain-containing protein, giving the protein MPRVAVLGASSSPVVGIEYERHPEWSALAALPAYDIVLLDLPAVRAGEALRSLRMDKRYRFSLIYCCQEQDASCKALSDGAPPADLSALVPLWRLWQERFALFNRGVAPERFESRVLAWLWLRPHGAIHAVRDAGVAQHYHYPLLEALEDDESPNAFAWLQLMTQQGWLEEGELVDRVRLCVGCGSGRLNYVDVCPECQTLEIARQPSLHCFTCGHVGAQEHFLKDGLLLCPNCFSRLRHIGSDYDRPLENYRCRSCQAFFVDAEVEARCLDCGQAHAPDKLRVREVRHFRLAEAGRLRCRQGYSSSVAETDQFGTLNLLNQKSFHELLNWQLQLVRRYKQPAFSLLGLRFVNLAATISALGELRGHALVDSLVERLQEAVRDTDRCSRVSEEILWIMMPHTDAAGLAVVRKRLQEGAERLASEQIGQLQLRQIGFTAPADLLEQEDAALLLARLNGELG; this is encoded by the coding sequence ATGCCACGCGTCGCTGTCCTTGGTGCGTCTTCTTCCCCTGTTGTCGGTATCGAATACGAGCGGCACCCCGAGTGGTCCGCGCTCGCGGCGCTGCCGGCGTATGACATCGTTCTGCTCGATCTGCCGGCGGTGCGCGCCGGCGAAGCCTTGCGCAGCCTGCGTATGGACAAGCGTTATCGCTTCAGCCTGATCTATTGCTGCCAGGAGCAGGACGCGTCCTGCAAGGCGCTGAGCGACGGCGCGCCGCCGGCTGATCTGAGCGCCCTGGTGCCGCTCTGGCGGCTCTGGCAGGAGCGCTTCGCGCTGTTCAACCGTGGGGTGGCGCCGGAGCGTTTCGAGTCGCGCGTGCTCGCCTGGCTGTGGTTGCGCCCGCACGGCGCCATCCATGCGGTGCGCGATGCCGGCGTGGCGCAGCACTATCACTATCCGCTGCTGGAGGCGCTGGAGGACGACGAGTCGCCGAACGCCTTCGCCTGGCTACAGCTGATGACCCAGCAGGGCTGGCTGGAAGAGGGCGAGCTGGTCGATCGGGTGCGCCTGTGCGTCGGTTGTGGCTCCGGCCGGTTGAACTACGTGGATGTCTGCCCCGAGTGCCAGACGCTGGAAATCGCCCGTCAGCCGTCGCTGCACTGCTTCACCTGCGGCCACGTCGGCGCCCAGGAGCACTTCCTCAAGGATGGCCTGCTGCTCTGCCCGAACTGTTTCTCGCGCCTGCGTCACATCGGCAGCGATTACGACCGGCCGCTGGAGAACTATCGCTGCCGCAGCTGCCAGGCGTTCTTCGTCGATGCCGAAGTCGAGGCGCGCTGCCTGGACTGTGGCCAGGCCCATGCGCCGGACAAGCTGCGCGTGCGCGAGGTGCGTCACTTCCGCCTCGCCGAGGCCGGGCGATTGCGTTGTCGGCAGGGTTACTCGAGCAGCGTCGCCGAGACCGATCAGTTCGGCACGCTCAACCTGCTCAACCAGAAGTCCTTCCACGAGTTGCTCAACTGGCAGCTGCAGCTGGTGCGGCGCTACAAGCAGCCGGCGTTCTCCCTGCTTGGTTTGCGGTTCGTCAACCTGGCGGCGACCATCAGCGCACTCGGCGAGCTGCGCGGCCATGCGTTGGTGGACAGCCTGGTCGAACGCTTGCAGGAAGCCGTGCGCGACACCGATCGCTGCAGCCGGGTCAGCGAAGAGATTCTCTGGATCATGATGCCGCACACCGATGCGGCCGGCCTGGCAGTGGTGCGTAAACGCCTGCAGGAAGGTGCCGAGCGTCTGGCCAGCGAGCAGATCGGCCAGCTGCAGC
- a CDS encoding Na/Pi cotransporter family protein, whose protein sequence is MKPSFFKILLPLAGVLLLSWSFWASSGWLELCAGLALFLFGMQCLEEGLRQLAGSTLEQLLARSTATPFKGLMFGVSGTMLLQSSTLVSLLTIAFISTGLIKLAGGIAILFGANLGSTTGIWLLALAGQNVSLSPLALPLLVFGVLASFSGDKGKAAGRIVLGIAFIFLGIDQIKTGFSSFGGMDLSQYHAGGLTGQLLFVGIGLLATVVLQSSHATLMLTLSALAAGQLDLTQALATAIGANIGTSVTTAFVGSLGGNRSGQRLALAHVLFNVTTAILAIALLVPLAWLVQWLVAPLGLGENRLIQLALFHSLFNGMGVLLFWPWQTQLANVLLRVLPERAEPTVLITELTPTPADGVTHARYLNERALDSADAAASAVAQELQHLARLSLEVICHALYLPVEQLRQQGRVDEALLHARPEAQALDAEHLYRRHIKGVYSDLLTFMGRLELPLDESHQAFWVNCQVAALQLVDAVKDAKHLQKNLGLYLRQDDSAARQAYVELRRQLLESLREIRALNHSELPDELWRERLNWLDERAAHFDAEFRRRLFESIRNHKLDGLQTSSLMNDLGYASRIIQSLRNALLLGEGHELTRQLRQLAADDGPVIVQP, encoded by the coding sequence TTGAAACCTTCCTTCTTCAAGATCCTCCTGCCCCTCGCGGGCGTATTGCTGCTGTCCTGGTCGTTCTGGGCCAGCAGCGGCTGGCTCGAACTCTGCGCGGGGCTGGCGCTGTTCCTGTTCGGCATGCAGTGCCTCGAGGAGGGCCTGCGTCAGCTGGCCGGCAGCACGCTCGAGCAACTGCTCGCCCGCAGTACCGCGACCCCGTTCAAGGGGCTGATGTTCGGCGTCAGCGGCACCATGCTGCTGCAGTCCAGCACGCTGGTATCGCTGCTCACCATCGCCTTCATCAGTACCGGGCTGATCAAGCTCGCCGGCGGTATCGCCATCCTGTTCGGCGCCAACCTGGGGTCCACCACCGGCATCTGGCTGCTGGCGCTGGCCGGCCAGAACGTCAGCCTGAGTCCGCTGGCCTTGCCGCTGCTGGTCTTCGGGGTGCTGGCCAGCTTCAGCGGAGACAAGGGCAAGGCGGCCGGGCGCATCGTGCTCGGTATCGCCTTCATCTTTCTCGGTATCGATCAGATCAAGACCGGCTTTTCCAGCTTCGGTGGCATGGACCTGTCGCAGTATCACGCCGGCGGGTTGACCGGCCAGCTGCTGTTCGTCGGCATCGGCCTGCTCGCCACCGTGGTCCTGCAATCGAGCCACGCAACGCTGATGCTGACCCTGAGCGCGTTGGCCGCCGGTCAGCTGGATCTGACTCAGGCGCTGGCCACCGCCATCGGTGCGAACATCGGCACCAGCGTCACCACCGCCTTTGTCGGCTCGCTGGGCGGTAACCGCAGCGGCCAGCGCCTGGCCCTGGCGCATGTGCTGTTCAACGTCACGACCGCCATCCTGGCGATCGCACTGCTGGTGCCCCTGGCCTGGCTGGTGCAGTGGCTGGTCGCGCCGCTGGGGTTGGGCGAGAACCGGCTGATTCAGCTGGCGCTGTTCCACAGCCTGTTCAACGGCATGGGCGTGCTGCTCTTCTGGCCCTGGCAGACGCAGCTGGCAAACGTCCTGCTGCGCGTGCTGCCGGAGCGGGCCGAGCCGACGGTGCTGATCACCGAGCTGACGCCAACGCCGGCGGATGGCGTGACCCATGCGCGCTATCTCAACGAGCGGGCGCTGGATTCGGCCGATGCCGCGGCCAGCGCGGTGGCTCAGGAGCTGCAGCACCTGGCACGCCTGAGCCTGGAGGTGATCTGTCATGCCCTCTACTTGCCGGTCGAGCAGCTGCGTCAGCAGGGCCGGGTCGACGAAGCGCTGCTGCATGCCCGTCCCGAAGCCCAGGCGCTGGACGCCGAACATCTGTACCGGCGCCATATCAAGGGCGTGTATTCCGATCTGCTGACGTTCATGGGCCGCCTGGAGCTGCCGCTGGACGAGAGCCATCAGGCGTTCTGGGTGAACTGCCAGGTCGCCGCGCTGCAGCTGGTGGATGCGGTCAAGGATGCCAAGCACCTGCAGAAGAACCTTGGCCTGTACCTGCGCCAGGACGATTCCGCCGCGCGCCAGGCCTATGTCGAACTGCGCCGGCAGCTGCTGGAATCGCTACGGGAAATTCGCGCGCTGAATCACTCCGAGCTGCCCGATGAGCTCTGGCGCGAGCGGCTGAACTGGCTGGACGAACGTGCCGCACACTTCGACGCCGAGTTTCGCCGGCGGCTGTTCGAGTCGATCCGCAATCACAAGCTGGACGGCCTGCAGACCAGCTCGCTGATGAACGACCTGGGCTATGCCAGCCGCATCATCCAGAGCCTGCGCAACGCCCTGCTGCTGGGTGAGGGCCACGAGCTGACGCGTCAGCTGCGGCAGCTGGCGGCGGACGACGGCCCGGTCATTGTGCAGCCGTGA
- a CDS encoding coniferyl aldehyde dehydrogenase: MPVETPAAYLQQILAAQRSACAAAPLPCAQTRRQWLNALRDVLAGNQQALVEAISADFGNRSADETLLAEIMPSLHGIRYARRHLRGWMKPSRRRVGLAFQPASARVIYQPLGVVGIIVPWNYPLYLAIGPLVGALAAGNRVMLKMSESTPATGALLQRLLAQVFPEDQVAVVLGDVEVGKAFARLPFDHLLFTGATHIGRDVMHAAADNLTPVTLELGGKSPAIVSATVPLADAAERIAFGKTLNAGQTCVAPDYVLVPRARLKGFVDAYREAVQRLYPSLADNPDYTAIINARQLARLQDYLDDARAKGAEVVPLFTEAQQRRMPHCLLLEVNEHMRVMHEEIFGPLLPIIPYDELDEALAYVNARPRPLALYYFGYDRPEQQRVLDSTHSGGVCLNDTLLHVAQDDLPFGGIGPSGMGHYHGHEGFLTFSKARAVFAKQRFNAARLIYPPYGKWWQKLIYALFIR; this comes from the coding sequence ATGCCTGTCGAAACGCCCGCTGCGTACCTGCAGCAGATCCTCGCCGCGCAGCGCAGTGCCTGCGCGGCCGCGCCGCTGCCCTGCGCGCAGACGCGGCGGCAATGGCTGAACGCGCTGCGCGACGTGCTGGCGGGCAACCAGCAGGCACTGGTCGAGGCGATCTCGGCCGACTTCGGCAACCGCTCGGCCGACGAGACGCTGCTGGCCGAGATCATGCCGAGCCTGCATGGCATCCGTTACGCCCGTCGCCACCTGCGCGGCTGGATGAAACCGTCGCGACGCCGCGTCGGGCTCGCCTTCCAGCCGGCCAGCGCGCGGGTGATCTATCAGCCGCTGGGCGTGGTCGGCATCATCGTGCCGTGGAACTACCCGCTGTATCTGGCCATCGGCCCGCTGGTCGGCGCCTTGGCCGCCGGTAACCGGGTGATGCTGAAGATGAGCGAATCGACCCCGGCCACCGGCGCGCTGCTGCAGCGGCTGCTGGCGCAGGTCTTCCCGGAGGATCAGGTGGCGGTGGTGCTCGGCGATGTCGAGGTCGGCAAGGCCTTCGCTCGGCTGCCGTTCGATCATCTGCTGTTCACCGGCGCGACGCACATCGGTCGCGACGTGATGCACGCCGCCGCGGACAATCTCACCCCGGTGACGCTTGAGCTGGGCGGCAAATCGCCGGCCATCGTTTCGGCCACGGTGCCGCTGGCCGACGCCGCCGAACGCATCGCCTTCGGCAAGACGCTCAATGCCGGGCAGACCTGCGTCGCGCCGGACTATGTGCTGGTACCGCGAGCCCGCCTCAAGGGCTTCGTCGACGCCTATCGTGAAGCGGTACAGCGTCTGTATCCGAGCCTTGCGGACAACCCCGACTACACCGCAATCATCAATGCGCGTCAGCTGGCACGATTGCAGGACTACCTCGACGATGCCCGCGCTAAGGGCGCCGAGGTCGTGCCGCTGTTCACCGAGGCGCAGCAGCGGCGCATGCCGCACTGCCTGCTGCTCGAGGTCAACGAGCACATGCGGGTGATGCACGAGGAGATCTTCGGCCCGCTGCTACCGATCATTCCCTACGACGAGCTGGACGAGGCGCTGGCCTACGTCAATGCCCGGCCGCGGCCGCTGGCGCTTTACTACTTCGGCTACGACCGGCCCGAACAGCAGCGGGTTCTGGACTCGACGCATTCGGGCGGGGTCTGCCTGAACGACACCCTGCTGCACGTCGCCCAGGACGATCTGCCCTTTGGCGGCATCGGCCCTTCCGGCATGGGCCATTACCACGGGCACGAAGGCTTCCTGACCTTCAGCAAGGCCAGGGCGGTATTCGCCAAGCAGCGCTTCAACGCCGCACGGCTGATCTATCCGCCCTACGGCAAGTGGTGGCAGAAGCTGATCTACGCTCTGTTCATCCGCTGA
- the mutM gene encoding bifunctional DNA-formamidopyrimidine glycosylase/DNA-(apurinic or apyrimidinic site) lyase, whose translation MPELPEVETTRRGIEPYLVGQRVSRVLVRDRRLRWPIPEDLDVRLSGQRIEAVERRAKYLLIRAESGTLIVHLGMSGSLRLVDAASPAAKHEHVDILLESGQALRYTDPRRFGAMLWSDEPLAHVLLASLGPEPLGEDFDGDRLYRLSRGRSMAVKPFIMDNAVVVGVGNIYASEALFAAGIDPRRPAGSISRARYLKLGEEIRRILAMAIERGGTTLRDFVGGDGKPGYFQQELFVYGRGGEFCRNCGGTLREIRLGQRASVYCGRCQR comes from the coding sequence ATGCCCGAACTTCCCGAAGTCGAAACCACCCGCCGTGGCATCGAGCCGTATCTGGTCGGCCAGCGCGTCAGCCGCGTGCTGGTGCGTGATCGTCGCCTGCGCTGGCCGATTCCGGAGGATCTCGACGTGCGTCTGTCCGGGCAGCGCATCGAGGCCGTCGAGCGGCGCGCCAAGTACCTGCTGATCCGCGCCGAAAGCGGCACGCTGATCGTCCATCTCGGCATGTCCGGCAGCCTGCGTCTGGTGGATGCGGCATCGCCCGCGGCCAAGCATGAGCACGTCGACATCCTGCTGGAGTCCGGTCAGGCCCTGCGCTACACCGATCCGCGGCGCTTCGGCGCGATGCTCTGGAGCGACGAGCCGCTGGCGCATGTACTGCTGGCCAGCCTCGGGCCCGAGCCGCTGGGCGAGGACTTCGATGGCGACCGGCTGTATCGGCTGTCGCGCGGGCGCAGCATGGCGGTCAAGCCGTTCATCATGGACAACGCTGTGGTGGTGGGCGTCGGCAACATCTATGCGAGCGAGGCGCTGTTCGCCGCCGGGATCGATCCGCGGCGGCCGGCCGGCAGCATCTCGCGGGCGCGCTATCTGAAGCTCGGCGAGGAGATCCGCCGCATCCTGGCCATGGCCATCGAGCGCGGTGGCACCACGCTGCGCGATTTCGTCGGTGGCGATGGCAAGCCCGGTTACTTCCAGCAGGAGCTGTTCGTCTATGGCCGTGGCGGAGAGTTCTGCAGGAACTGCGGTGGCACATTGCGCGAGATTCGCCTCGGTCAGCGCGCCAGTGTCTACTGCGGTCGCTGCCAACGCTGA
- the ggt gene encoding gamma-glutamyltransferase, with translation MRWRRPTRRRLLFRVLHGWFAALLLLACSVQANPLDNGAVATAHPLASEVGRQILEAGGNAFDATVAVSAALAVVEPYGSGLGGGGFFLLREAAEPARHVFLDARERAPRAATPDMYLRDGQFQRDLSLNGPLAAAIPGTPAALVELAEQRGRLPLEATLAPAIALARDGFAVDAVYRQRAGWRLAALRDDPESARLFLDEGDLPAEGHLLRQPELAQTLERLASNGRDGFYRGELAQKLVQGVRAAGGIWSLDDLADYRTVEREPLRFALADGRELIGAPPPSAGGVILAQSLGILERLAWREAEPLQRSHLVVEALRRAYRDRGLLGDPDFVAAPIERLLSARYLDQLAAAIDREHATPSSDLPPAPRWREGEHTTHFAVIDAEGNAVAATLSLNMMFGAAFTVPGTGVLLNDEMDDFAADIDGSNAYGLEGSSANAIAGGKRPLSSMSPTFIESREEFTAFGTPGGSRIPSMVLLSALSYLDGEPVQAWPAAPRYHHQYLPDVLQYEADAFSAAHLDALRARGHQPRLIERDYGNQQVLYWHKPSGKVEAASDPRGIGRALKVPARRQPITAAQ, from the coding sequence ATGCGCTGGCGGCGACCGACCCGGCGGAGGCTCCTGTTCAGGGTGCTCCACGGCTGGTTCGCCGCCCTGCTGTTACTGGCCTGCAGCGTCCAGGCCAACCCGCTCGACAATGGTGCCGTCGCCACTGCCCACCCCCTGGCCAGCGAAGTCGGCCGCCAGATCCTTGAAGCAGGCGGCAACGCCTTCGACGCCACCGTCGCGGTGAGCGCCGCACTGGCCGTGGTCGAGCCCTATGGCTCGGGGCTCGGCGGTGGTGGCTTCTTTCTGCTGCGCGAGGCCGCCGAACCGGCCCGTCACGTATTTCTCGACGCCCGCGAGCGTGCGCCGCGCGCCGCCACGCCGGACATGTATCTGCGCGACGGGCAGTTCCAGCGCGACCTGTCGCTGAACGGCCCGCTGGCGGCGGCGATTCCCGGCACGCCAGCGGCGCTGGTCGAGCTCGCCGAACAACGTGGTCGCCTGCCACTCGAGGCGACCCTGGCGCCGGCCATCGCCCTGGCCCGCGATGGCTTCGCCGTGGATGCGGTGTACCGCCAGCGTGCCGGCTGGCGCCTGGCCGCACTGCGTGACGATCCCGAGAGTGCGCGGCTGTTTCTCGACGAGGGCGATCTTCCGGCCGAAGGTCATCTGCTGCGCCAGCCGGAACTGGCGCAAACCCTGGAGCGACTCGCCAGCAACGGCCGTGACGGCTTCTATCGCGGCGAGCTGGCACAGAAGCTGGTCCAGGGCGTACGTGCGGCCGGCGGCATCTGGTCGCTGGACGACCTGGCCGACTACCGCACCGTGGAGCGCGAGCCCCTGCGGTTCGCCCTGGCCGATGGCCGCGAGCTGATCGGTGCGCCGCCGCCCTCGGCCGGCGGGGTGATCCTCGCGCAGAGCCTGGGCATCCTCGAACGCCTCGCCTGGCGTGAGGCCGAACCGCTGCAGCGCAGCCACCTGGTGGTCGAGGCATTGCGTCGCGCGTACCGTGACCGCGGGCTGCTGGGCGATCCCGATTTCGTCGCCGCACCGATCGAGCGGCTTTTGTCCGCGCGCTACCTGGACCAGCTGGCCGCCGCCATCGACCGCGAGCACGCCACCCCGAGCAGCGACCTGCCACCGGCACCACGCTGGCGCGAGGGCGAGCACACCACGCATTTCGCCGTGATCGATGCCGAAGGCAATGCGGTGGCGGCGACGCTGTCGCTGAACATGATGTTTGGCGCCGCCTTCACCGTGCCCGGCACCGGGGTACTGCTCAACGACGAGATGGACGATTTCGCCGCCGACATCGACGGCAGCAACGCCTACGGTCTGGAAGGCAGCAGCGCCAACGCCATCGCCGGGGGCAAGCGGCCGTTGTCGAGCATGAGCCCGACCTTCATCGAGAGCCGCGAGGAATTCACCGCTTTCGGCACCCCCGGCGGCAGTCGCATTCCCAGCATGGTGCTGCTCTCGGCCCTGTCCTATCTGGACGGCGAGCCGGTGCAGGCCTGGCCGGCGGCGCCACGCTACCACCATCAGTACCTGCCGGACGTGCTGCAGTACGAGGCCGATGCCTTCAGCGCGGCCCATCTGGACGCGCTACGTGCCCGCGGCCACCAGCCCAGGCTGATCGAGCGGGACTACGGCAACCAGCAGGTGCTCTACTGGCACAAGCCGAGCGGCAAGGTCGAAGCGGCCAGCGACCCGCGCGGCATCGGCCGCGCGCTGAAGGTACCCGCACGGCGCCAGCCGATCACGGCTGCACAATGA
- a CDS encoding YfhL family 4Fe-4S dicluster ferredoxin — MSLKITDDCINCDVCEPECPNSAISQGEEIYVIDPNLCTECVGHYDEPQCQQVCPVDCIPLDENNVESKDELMQKYLIITGKA, encoded by the coding sequence ATGTCCCTGAAAATCACCGATGACTGCATCAACTGCGATGTCTGCGAGCCGGAGTGCCCGAACAGCGCCATCTCCCAGGGCGAGGAGATCTACGTCATCGACCCCAACCTCTGCACCGAGTGCGTCGGCCACTATGACGAGCCGCAGTGCCAGCAGGTCTGCCCGGTAGACTGCATCCCGCTCGACGAGAACAACGTCGAGAGCAAGGACGAACTGATGCAGAAATACCTGATCATCACCGGCAAGGCGTGA
- a CDS encoding TetR/AcrR family transcriptional regulator — MAPRAKTRDRILDASLELFNAQGERGVSTNHIAAHLGISPGNLYYYFANKQAIVAELFRRYEARIDEFLRPPQRALTVADKAVYLEALLAAMWDFRFLHRDLEALLAADEALAQRYRAFAARCLDNARAIYQGFVDAGILRMGPAEVDALALNAWIILTSWVRFLGTVGEPSVQLGPGQLRRGIYQLLALEVGFVSPAASAEVCALLRQYLSDGCQGISSD; from the coding sequence ATGGCGCCCCGAGCAAAGACCCGCGACCGCATCCTCGATGCCAGCCTCGAGCTGTTCAATGCCCAGGGCGAGCGCGGCGTCAGCACTAATCACATCGCGGCGCATCTGGGCATATCGCCGGGCAACCTGTACTACTACTTCGCCAACAAGCAGGCGATCGTCGCCGAGCTGTTCAGGCGTTACGAGGCTCGCATCGACGAGTTCCTGCGCCCGCCGCAACGGGCGTTGACGGTGGCGGACAAGGCCGTCTATCTGGAGGCGCTGCTGGCAGCGATGTGGGACTTCCGTTTCTTGCATCGCGACCTGGAAGCGCTACTCGCCGCCGACGAAGCGCTGGCACAGCGCTACCGCGCCTTTGCGGCGCGTTGCCTGGACAACGCGCGGGCGATCTATCAGGGATTCGTCGACGCCGGCATCCTGCGCATGGGCCCCGCCGAGGTCGACGCGCTGGCACTCAATGCCTGGATCATTCTCACTTCCTGGGTACGCTTCCTCGGTACCGTCGGCGAGCCCTCGGTGCAGCTCGGGCCGGGGCAGTTGCGTCGCGGTATCTATCAGCTGCTGGCGCTGGAGGTCGGCTTCGTATCGCCGGCTGCTTCGGCGGAAGTCTGCGCGTTGCTGCGCCAGTACCTGTCGGATGGTTGTCAGGGTATTTCGTCGGATTAA